Part of the Actinomycetota bacterium genome is shown below.
ACCTTGGCCGCGAACTCGGCCGCCAGGGCCATGATCACGGCCAGGTAGAACATGCCGGTGGCGGCCTGGATGGAGTTGCCCTTGACCAGCACCCGGATGAAGGAGGCCATCAGCCCGACCAGCAGCACCAGGCCGACGGCCAGATACACGGTGAGGTTGGGGAAGGCCAGCAGTGGCGAGAGCGACTGGTCGACGGCGCTGCCCCTGGCCCCGCCGAGGGCGGCCGAGACGAGGGCGGCCGCCACCCCGGCGACGAGCCAGGTGGCGAGGGCGGCGATGGGCCGGTTGGACAGCCGCCGGTCGACCAGGTACCAGTGACCGAGCAGCAGCCCGTCCAAGGTCGCGCCCAGGAACAGGGCCCCGGTTCCCAGGGCCAGCGCCCCAAGGGCGGGGCGTCCGCTCAGCTGGGCCAGCGGCCACCCGGCGACCAGCCCGGGCAGGACCGCGGCCATGCCGGCCCAGCGGGCCGCGGCCACGCGGGCGTAGAGCAGCACCTGCCAGACGAGCACGGCGGCCGCGAACACCCCCAGCCAGAGGGCGGCCATGCGGCCGGTGGCTCCGGCGGCGGCCAGCTCGCCCCGGCCGGCCAGCCAGGCCAGCGTCGCGCAGGCCAGCACGGTCGCCCCGGCCAGCTTGAAGAAGCCGGGCCGGACCACGCCCCACAGCGGCGCCAGCCAGAGCAGGGCCAGGCCGCCGAGGGCGGTCTCGTACAGGACCACCGTGAGCACTCCGGCGGGACCGTGCACGGTGCCGCTCCTCCTCTCCGCCGTGTGGTTGTGCCGTGGCAGGGTAGCGCCTCCGCGTCACCCGTAGCGGCGGAACCCTCCCTCGGAGTTGATGACCTGCCCCGTGACCCAGGCCGCCTCGTCGGTGCAGAGCCAGGCGACCAGCCGGGCGACGTCGTCGGGAGTGCCCCAGCGGCCGGCCGGGAACCTCGTCGCCACCCGCTCGCGGACCGCCTCGTCGGCGTAGCCGGTGTCGGTCGGGCCGGGATTGACGGTGTTCACGGTGATCCCCTGGTCGGCCAGCGTGTCGGCCAGGGTGGGGGTGATGGCGACCAGCGCGCCCTTGGAGGTCGCGTAGGCGAGCTCGTCCGGCATGGGCCCGAGCTGCTGGCCGGAGGTGAACAGCACCACCCGGCCACCCGGCCGCCCGTCGTGCTGGGCGGCGAAGGCCTGGACGAGCAGCAGCACGGCCCGCGTGTTGACGGCGAGGGTGGTGTCCAGCTCGGCCGCGGTGAGCCGCGCCAGGTCCCCCTCGCTGCTGCGGGCGTGGTTGCAGACGAGGATGTCCACCCGCCCGAACGCCGCGACGGCGGCCGCCACCACCCGGCCGGGCGCCTCCGGGTCGAGGAAGTCGGCCGCAAGGTGCTCGACCCGCCTCCCCGCCGGGTCGCCGGCTCCCGCTGCCTGCCGGGGGGCGGCGCCGGCCCGCAGCCCGGCCAGGACCGCGTCCATGCCCCCGGGGTCGGCGCCCCAGGGCTGCTCCCGGTCGTGGGTGGTCCACGAGGTGACGAACAGGTCGGCCCCGAGCGCCGCCAGCCGCCTGGCCACCGCCATCCCGATGCCGATCCGCCGGCTGACCCCGGTCACCAGCGCCACCCGCCCATCGAGGGGCCATCTGGGGGCCGGCCGGTCGGGGCCCTCGCCGGTCAAGGCCCAGGGTGGGGCGGGGTCCTCGGAGGTCACGGCCGCAGGGTCGCGACCACCCGGTCGTGCAGGAGGCCGTTGCTGGAGACCACGCTGCGGCCGGCCGGGGTCGGGGTGCCGCGGAGGTCGGTGAAGCGGCCGCCCGCCTCCTCGACGATCACCTGAGGCGCCGCCAGGTCCCACAGCTCGACCTCCGGCTCGATGGCGACGTCGGCCGCGCCCTCGGCGACCAGCATGTGCCCCCAGAAGTCCCCGAACC
Proteins encoded:
- a CDS encoding SDR family oxidoreductase; this encodes MTGEGPDRPAPRWPLDGRVALVTGVSRRIGIGMAVARRLAALGADLFVTSWTTHDREQPWGADPGGMDAVLAGLRAGAAPRQAAGAGDPAGRRVEHLAADFLDPEAPGRVVAAAVAAFGRVDILVCNHARSSEGDLARLTAAELDTTLAVNTRAVLLLVQAFAAQHDGRPGGRVVLFTSGQQLGPMPDELAYATSKGALVAITPTLADTLADQGITVNTVNPGPTDTGYADEAVRERVATRFPAGRWGTPDDVARLVAWLCTDEAAWVTGQVINSEGGFRRYG